The following proteins are encoded in a genomic region of Gymnogyps californianus isolate 813 chromosome 19, ASM1813914v2, whole genome shotgun sequence:
- the SGSH gene encoding N-sulphoglucosamine sulphohydrolase: MRPWALALLLGALRTGGAIAPTPTRNVLLLLADDGGFESGAYNNSAIRTPNLDALARRSVVFQNAFTSVSSCSPSRASILTGLPQHQNGMYGLHQDVHHFNSFDSVRSLPRLLSQAGVRTGIIGKKHVGPEAVYPFDFAYTEENSSVLQVGRNITRIKALVRQFLQSQDERPFFLYVAFHDPHRCGHSQPQYGAFCEKFGNGESGMGWIPDWKPQLYHPEQVQVPHFVPDTPAARADLAAQYTTIGRMDQGIGLVLEELRHAGFHNSTLVIYTSDNGIPFPSGRTNLYRSGTAEPLLISSPEHTERWGQVSQAFATLLDLTPTILDWFSIPYPSYSIFGTKRVQLTGKSLLPALESEQPWATAFSSQSHHEVTMYYPMRAIQHQQFRLIHNLNYKMPFPIDQDFYISPTFQDLLNRTRAGQPTHWNKTLHQYYYRDRWELFDCSRDPTESQNLAPDPRYAAVFQLLRAQLLKWQWDTGDPWVCAPDAVLEEKLSPQCQPLHNEL; this comes from the exons atGCGGCCCTGGGCGCTGGCGCTGCTGCTGGGCGCGCTCCGGACCGGCGGGGCCATAGCCCCGACCCCGACCCGCAACGTGCTGCTCCTTCTGG CAGATGACGGTGGCTTTGAGAGCGGTGCCTACAACAACTCGGCCATCCGGACACCCAACCTGGACGCGCTGGCCCGGCGCAGTGTAGTCTTCCAGAACGCCTTCACCTCCGTCAGTAGCTGCTCCCCGAGCCGGGCCAGCATCCTGACCGGCTTACCCCAG CACCAGAATGGGATGTACGGGCTGCACCAGGACGTGCACCACTTCAATTCCTTCGACAGCGTGCGGAGCTTGCCCCGGCTGCTCAGCCAAGCAGGCGTCCGGACAG GGATAATTGGGAAGAAGCATGTTGGGCCCGAGGCTGTCTACCCCTTTGACTTCGCctacacagaggaaaacagttcGGTCTTGCAGGTTGGGAGAAACATCACTCGAATCAAAGCGCTCGTCCGGCAgttcctgcagagccaggatGAGAG GCCTTTCTTCCTCTATGTCGCCTTCCACGACCCCCACCGCTGCGGGCACTCCCAGCCCCAATACGGGGCCTTTTGTGAGAAATTTGGCAACGGAGAGAGCGGCATGGGCTGGATCCCCGACTGGAAGCCACAGCTCTACCACCCGGAGCAAGTGCAG GTCCCCCACTTTGTTCCAGACACACCGGCTGCCCGGGCGGACCTGGCAGCCCAGTACACAACCATCGGGCGCATGGACCAAG GGATCGGGCTGGTCCTGGAGGAGCTGCGGCATGCCGGCTTCCACAACAGCACGCTGGTGATCTACACCTCCGACAACGGCATCCCCTTCCCCAGTGGCAGGACCAACCTCTACCGGTCGGGCACCGCCGAGCCCCTGCTGATCTCCTCCCCGGAGCACACCGAGCGCTGGGGGCAGGTCAGCCAGGCCTTCGCCACCCTCCTGG aTCTGACGCCGACCATTTTGGACTGGTTCTCCATCCCCTACCCTTCTTACAGCATCTTTGGCACAAAACGGGTGCAGCTCACCGGAAAGTCTCTCCTGCCAGCGCTGGAGTCGGAGCAGCCCTGGGCCACCGCCTTCAGCAGCCAGAGCCACCACGAGGTCACCATGTACTATCCCATGCGAGCCATCCAGCACCAACAGTTCCGCCTCATTCACAACCTCAACTACAAGATGCCCTTTCCCATCGACCAGGACTTCTACATCTCGCCCACTTTCCAAGACCTGCTCAACCGCACCAGGGCTGGGCAGCCAACCCACTGGAACAAGACCCTGCACCAGTACTACTACAGGGACCGCTGGGAGCTCTTTGACTGCAGCCGTGACCCCACCGAGAGCCAGAACCTGGCCCCTGACCCCCGCTACGCCGCCGTCTTCCAGCTGCTTCGTGCACAGCTCTTGAAGTGGCAGTGGGACACGGGGGACCCCTGGGTGTGTGCCCCCGACGCTGTCCTGGAGGAGAAACTGAGCCCCCAGTGCCAGCCGCTGCACAACGAGCTGTGA